A genomic region of Planococcus kocurii contains the following coding sequences:
- a CDS encoding helix-turn-helix transcriptional regulator yields the protein MKTKLKELRASLGINQTELAKRAKISRQTVSLIEREEFMPSLLIAMKIARVFDKPVQEIFQFNEEELG from the coding sequence ATGAAAACAAAGTTAAAGGAGTTAAGGGCGAGTTTAGGTATAAATCAAACAGAATTGGCGAAACGTGCAAAGATTTCACGCCAAACCGTAAGTTTGATCGAACGCGAAGAGTTTATGCCTTCGTTGCTCATTGCAATGAAGATTGCGCGGGTCTTTGATAAACCGGTTCAAGAGATTTTTCAATTCAACGAGGAGGAGTTAGGATGA
- a CDS encoding PTS lactose/cellobiose transporter subunit IIA, which yields MQTVEEIQMLSFTIILHAGNARSSSMEAIALAKNYKFDESRKKIAEAEEEFTIAHQQQTKLLQEEANGEVNLISVILVHAQDHLMTAITVKDLASEMIDMYEKMQMIEEAKK from the coding sequence ATGCAAACAGTAGAAGAAATCCAAATGTTGTCATTCACGATCATTTTACATGCTGGAAACGCACGGTCTAGTTCAATGGAAGCGATTGCTTTGGCAAAAAACTATAAATTTGATGAATCTCGCAAAAAAATTGCAGAAGCCGAAGAGGAATTTACTATAGCCCATCAGCAGCAAACTAAGCTTTTGCAAGAAGAAGCGAACGGAGAAGTCAACCTAATTTCTGTGATTTTAGTTCATGCCCAAGATCATTTGATGACAGCAATAACAGTGAAAGACTTAGCGAGTGAAATGATCGATATGTATGAAAAAATGCAAATGATTGAGGAGGCAAAAAAATGA
- a CDS encoding PTS sugar transporter subunit IIB yields MKIILVCSAGMSTSMLVNKMKKAAEERQMNVEISAVAESQLKNNLEKIDVVLIGPQVRYLEKKIKQQVEPLGIKVDIINQMAYGMMQGDKVLDQAIELKG; encoded by the coding sequence ATGAAAATTATTTTGGTATGTTCTGCCGGAATGTCTACTTCTATGCTAGTGAACAAAATGAAAAAAGCGGCTGAAGAAAGACAGATGAACGTAGAAATTAGTGCAGTCGCAGAATCACAATTAAAAAATAATTTAGAAAAAATTGATGTCGTCTTGATTGGTCCACAAGTTAGATACCTTGAAAAAAAGATTAAACAACAAGTAGAACCACTGGGAATCAAAGTGGATATTATTAATCAGATGGCATATGGAATGATGCAAGGCGACAAAGTATTAGACCAGGCGATTGAGTTAAAGGGATAA
- a CDS encoding PTS sugar transporter subunit IIC, whose product MNGKVTEKFIEIAGRIGAQRHLVAVRDGFVSIMPLIIVGSLAILINNFPPLGSFNFVEWMNGVLGEGNWQAVGGSIWNGTFAVLGLLVAFSIAYNLAKSYEIDGLSAGLISAAAYIMLVPVTEDWGLNFAWLGAQGLFVAMILSIGLTELFRILVKSRWTIKMPEGVPEGVARSFQALIPATIILILVGCFQALMSIFAEISVFEFIFIVIQQPLQGLGNTLPAAIFIAFLNHLLWFFGLHGTNIIGSIIEPLYLPLIQENLELFKSGVSAFDVPNTVTKPFLDSYVFMGGSGTTIALIAAIFIVIRKEKNHPYREVGKLSSPAAIFNINEPVIFGLPIVLNPAMLIPFIMVPVTLTVTSYLALSSGLVPKTVAIIPWTTPPILSGYLVTGGSWRGVALQVFNLVLATLMYIPFVIVGARALRKQAGRE is encoded by the coding sequence ATGAATGGTAAAGTTACCGAAAAGTTTATTGAGATTGCGGGTAGAATTGGTGCACAGCGTCACCTTGTAGCAGTTCGTGATGGTTTTGTTTCTATCATGCCGTTAATTATTGTAGGATCACTGGCTATTTTAATCAATAACTTTCCGCCATTAGGTTCTTTCAATTTTGTAGAATGGATGAATGGCGTATTAGGTGAAGGAAACTGGCAAGCGGTCGGGGGGAGTATTTGGAATGGAACATTCGCAGTTTTAGGACTTTTAGTTGCCTTTTCGATTGCTTACAATCTAGCAAAGTCCTATGAAATAGATGGTTTGTCTGCAGGTTTAATATCTGCTGCAGCTTACATTATGCTTGTTCCAGTAACAGAAGATTGGGGATTGAACTTTGCTTGGCTGGGAGCTCAAGGTTTGTTTGTTGCAATGATTCTTTCAATTGGTTTGACAGAGTTATTCCGAATTTTAGTAAAATCACGATGGACCATTAAAATGCCAGAAGGTGTTCCTGAAGGGGTTGCACGTTCATTCCAAGCTTTAATTCCAGCAACCATTATCTTAATTTTAGTGGGTTGCTTCCAGGCCCTTATGAGTATTTTTGCCGAGATAAGTGTATTTGAATTTATCTTTATCGTGATTCAACAACCGCTACAAGGACTCGGAAATACACTGCCAGCCGCAATTTTTATTGCCTTTTTGAATCACTTATTGTGGTTCTTCGGGTTACATGGAACCAATATTATTGGCTCTATTATTGAACCACTGTATTTGCCCTTGATTCAAGAAAACTTAGAACTCTTCAAAAGTGGGGTTTCCGCATTTGATGTGCCAAATACAGTAACTAAGCCATTTCTTGATTCGTATGTATTTATGGGGGGATCAGGTACAACAATTGCGTTAATCGCAGCGATTTTTATTGTCATCAGAAAAGAAAAAAATCATCCTTATCGCGAAGTTGGAAAACTTTCTTCTCCAGCCGCAATATTCAATATCAACGAACCTGTAATTTTTGGCTTACCGATTGTACTTAATCCGGCTATGTTAATCCCATTCATAATGGTGCCTGTAACCTTAACCGTCACTTCTTATCTAGCTCTGTCTAGCGGCTTGGTACCAAAGACTGTTGCCATAATTCCGTGGACTACACCACCCATTTTAAGTGGTTATTTAGTGACAGGTGGGAGTTGGCGAGGGGTTGCACTGCAAGTATTTAATCTGGTGCTCGCTACATTGATGTATATTCCATTTGTTATAGTAGGAGCAAGAGCTTTAAGAAAACAAGCGGGGAGAGAATAA
- a CDS encoding GntR family transcriptional regulator yields MDKNQALHAYIKEDLLNQIKLGTYKVGDRIPTELELCKDFNVSRTTVRTALKQLTMEGYLVRKQGNGTFVAEQKVKQTLSHTVERYSDQIAVQGKKAEISLVSIQVIPATESLKQVLNVSIDDPIQCIERIRKANGEPTQFEISYIPWSLAPGITQQHAESSLYETLKKVYHLQIAKTTEHVEIIFPDERVAQHLQYKEGLPCFYIETVAEDINGNVFEYSRSYFRGDKTNFVISRNYLMDE; encoded by the coding sequence ATGGATAAAAATCAGGCACTTCATGCTTACATTAAAGAAGACTTACTTAATCAGATAAAATTAGGGACTTATAAAGTAGGTGACAGAATTCCAACCGAGTTAGAATTGTGTAAAGACTTTAATGTTAGTCGGACGACTGTTCGAACTGCACTAAAACAACTTACTATGGAAGGTTACCTCGTCAGAAAACAGGGCAACGGTACTTTTGTTGCAGAACAAAAAGTGAAACAGACACTTTCCCACACTGTTGAGCGCTATAGTGATCAAATAGCAGTTCAAGGTAAAAAAGCAGAAATATCGCTTGTCAGCATTCAAGTAATTCCTGCTACAGAATCATTAAAACAAGTTTTAAATGTATCTATCGACGATCCAATTCAGTGCATAGAAAGAATTAGAAAAGCAAATGGAGAGCCAACACAATTCGAAATTTCTTATATTCCATGGTCATTAGCACCTGGTATTACGCAACAACATGCAGAATCTTCTTTGTATGAAACACTAAAAAAGGTTTATCATTTACAAATTGCTAAGACCACTGAGCATGTAGAAATTATCTTTCCAGATGAGCGAGTTGCTCAGCATCTGCAGTATAAAGAAGGATTGCCTTGCTTTTATATTGAGACCGTAGCAGAGGATATAAATGGCAATGTATTTGAGTATTCACGTTCTTACTTTCGAGGAGACAAAACAAATTTTGTCATCAGTCGCAATTACTTGATGGACGAATAA
- a CDS encoding FecCD family ABC transporter permease: protein MRKLSAHKPFKLVVLFASIMVMIFSFVLSLSLGQNSIPFWTTIEALLYFDATNTEHIIVTTSRMTRTIIATFIGANLAVAGALMQAMTRNPLASPDILGVNAGALFFIVLSATFFSVDSLQSYMWIAFLGAGVAGVSVYFLGSLGKDGLSPIRLVLAGAAISALFVSFTQGLLVVDEQRLQSILFWLAGSVSGRSLDMIIPVLPYMLIALIIALFLGKPVTILLAGEDVAKSLGQRTALLKVVIGIVVIVLAGGSVAVAGSIGFIGLIVPHLVKGIVGPDYRWVIILSALMGASLLLLADVVARFIIAPQEMPIGVMTALIGTPFFIYIARKGVVKSG, encoded by the coding sequence ATGAGGAAGTTGTCAGCTCATAAACCTTTTAAATTAGTTGTTTTGTTTGCTTCTATTATGGTGATGATTTTTTCATTTGTTTTGAGTCTCTCATTAGGGCAAAATTCAATTCCATTTTGGACGACGATTGAAGCACTTCTTTACTTTGATGCAACGAATACCGAACACATTATTGTCACAACTTCTAGAATGACAAGAACCATTATCGCAACCTTTATAGGGGCTAACTTAGCTGTGGCAGGTGCATTAATGCAGGCGATGACGAGAAACCCATTAGCCTCTCCAGATATCTTAGGCGTTAATGCAGGAGCGTTATTTTTTATCGTCTTGTCAGCGACCTTTTTTTCTGTAGATTCCCTGCAGTCGTATATGTGGATTGCTTTTTTAGGTGCAGGAGTAGCGGGGGTCTCTGTCTACTTTCTGGGTTCACTAGGAAAAGACGGGTTATCGCCTATTAGATTGGTCTTAGCCGGAGCCGCCATTTCTGCCCTTTTTGTTTCGTTTACGCAAGGTTTGCTTGTGGTTGATGAACAACGACTGCAGAGCATTTTATTTTGGTTAGCAGGATCGGTGTCGGGAAGAAGTTTAGATATGATTATTCCCGTCTTACCCTATATGTTAATCGCCTTAATCATTGCTTTATTCTTAGGGAAACCCGTGACCATCTTACTTGCAGGAGAAGATGTAGCGAAGAGCTTAGGTCAACGAACGGCCTTACTGAAAGTGGTCATTGGTATAGTCGTTATTGTATTAGCTGGTGGCTCCGTAGCCGTAGCAGGTTCAATTGGATTTATTGGTTTGATTGTTCCTCATTTAGTCAAAGGAATCGTTGGACCTGATTACCGTTGGGTGATTATTTTGAGTGCTTTAATGGGGGCTAGCTTACTGTTACTGGCAGATGTGGTTGCTCGATTTATTATTGCTCCACAAGAAATGCCCATTGGTGTGATGACAGCGTTAATTGGCACACCGTTTTTCATTTATATTGCTCGGAAAGGCGTGGTGAAGAGTGGGTAG
- a CDS encoding GNAT family N-acetyltransferase — MKEGRVKRMVDLGDKPLLIGDKVILRPFKNEDFSFIEECLKDPEVLKLTGSHSDFDREATLHWYKTRNSQTDRLDLAIVDSSKDVLVGEVVINAYDEENHGMNFRILIGPRGRNQGLGTEATQLIIDYVFQNTTLTHLTLSVFDFNPRAKRVYAKVGFVLSGIDKNDLQFEGDWIDSIHMKLTRENWLNRKK, encoded by the coding sequence ATGAAGGAAGGACGTGTAAAAAGAATGGTCGATCTAGGTGATAAGCCACTACTAATCGGAGATAAAGTAATTCTTAGACCGTTTAAGAATGAGGATTTTTCGTTTATAGAGGAATGTTTAAAGGATCCAGAAGTATTAAAACTGACAGGAAGCCATTCGGATTTTGATCGGGAAGCGACTCTCCATTGGTACAAGACAAGAAATAGCCAAACGGATCGCTTAGATCTTGCGATTGTTGACTCATCCAAAGATGTCTTAGTAGGAGAAGTGGTGATCAATGCATACGATGAAGAAAACCATGGTATGAATTTCAGAATTCTCATTGGACCGAGGGGAAGAAATCAAGGTTTGGGAACAGAAGCAACTCAACTGATCATCGATTACGTATTTCAAAATACGACACTCACCCACCTAACTTTAAGTGTTTTTGACTTTAATCCAAGAGCCAAGCGTGTTTATGCAAAGGTTGGCTTTGTACTATCTGGCATTGATAAAAACGACCTGCAGTTCGAAGGCGACTGGATTGATTCGATTCATATGAAGTTAACAAGAGAGAATTGGCTCAACAGAAAAAAATGA
- a CDS encoding 6-phospho-beta-glucosidase translates to MSLKIVVIGGGSSYTPEIIEGIIRRHDSLPVTDIVLVDIENGKDKLQVVGELSKRMILKSGKPINLTWTLDRKQALIGADFVSTQIRVGGLEARAKDERIPLNHGFIGQETNGAGGIFKAFRTIPVMMEMAEDIHHICPEAWMINFTNPAGIITETLLKHSAHDKVIGVCNIPFNMRHSTAEILDVSPEEVEIEFIGINHFVFGKKVTVNGLDYTEEVLNKLKQGLDYSPANIVNLGWSSTFIDATKLLPNPYHQYYFQTKEVLAKDIKAFNENGTRAENVQELEKSLFELYQNPNLNDKPKELEKRGGAFYSDVACSLMNSIYNNKKDVQTVNTFNNGAIPDLPYDAVIETNCIISKNGAKPISVGPLPSVIKGVVYQMKAFEELVIKAGLSGNYNDAYNAMIMNPLVSDEKGSKILLDELLKAHKDYLPQFEEETG, encoded by the coding sequence ATGAGTTTGAAGATAGTTGTTATCGGCGGTGGCTCAAGTTATACCCCTGAAATTATTGAAGGGATTATTCGAAGACATGATTCATTGCCTGTAACGGACATTGTATTGGTCGACATAGAAAATGGAAAGGACAAACTACAAGTAGTTGGAGAACTTTCAAAAAGAATGATTTTGAAATCCGGTAAGCCTATTAACCTGACATGGACACTGGATCGCAAACAAGCCTTAATAGGTGCTGATTTTGTATCTACACAAATCCGAGTCGGAGGATTAGAAGCAAGGGCGAAAGACGAACGTATTCCATTAAATCATGGATTTATCGGACAAGAAACAAATGGAGCTGGTGGAATTTTTAAAGCATTTAGAACGATTCCGGTCATGATGGAAATGGCAGAAGATATTCATCATATTTGTCCTGAAGCGTGGATGATCAATTTTACAAATCCAGCAGGAATTATTACAGAAACGCTATTAAAGCATTCAGCGCACGATAAAGTTATCGGCGTGTGCAATATTCCTTTTAATATGCGCCATTCTACAGCTGAGATTTTGGATGTTTCGCCAGAGGAAGTAGAAATTGAATTCATCGGAATAAATCACTTTGTTTTCGGAAAAAAAGTGACAGTGAATGGGCTGGATTATACAGAAGAAGTGCTAAACAAATTAAAACAAGGTTTGGATTACTCTCCCGCGAATATCGTGAATCTTGGCTGGTCAAGTACATTTATCGATGCAACAAAGCTTTTGCCTAATCCCTATCACCAATATTACTTCCAAACAAAAGAAGTATTAGCCAAGGACATTAAAGCGTTTAATGAAAACGGAACGCGTGCAGAAAATGTACAAGAACTAGAAAAATCATTATTTGAACTTTATCAAAATCCAAACTTAAATGATAAACCGAAAGAACTTGAAAAACGTGGAGGTGCATTTTATAGCGACGTGGCTTGCAGCTTAATGAATTCCATTTACAATAACAAAAAAGACGTACAAACAGTCAATACCTTCAACAATGGTGCTATTCCGGATTTGCCTTACGACGCAGTAATTGAAACCAATTGCATCATTTCTAAAAATGGGGCAAAGCCCATTTCGGTCGGTCCACTGCCTTCAGTGATTAAAGGAGTGGTTTACCAAATGAAGGCATTTGAAGAACTTGTTATTAAAGCCGGTCTCTCTGGCAATTACAATGATGCGTATAATGCAATGATTATGAATCCTCTAGTGAGTGATGAAAAGGGCAGTAAAATCTTGCTAGACGAACTGTTAAAAGCACACAAAGATTACTTACCACAATTCGAGGAGGAGACAGGATGA
- a CDS encoding DUF3169 family protein, whose translation MKKMLKTSGQLIIGALVGFFGMLVLLEDDFRIDLSGYAFIGNIALLAIAALLTLLTIYFYFSVLSLTNQEFTGDDEDAAEGRMYRRYSDASLCSNVAMLISLAALSVTAITGQAFWMLVTGIALTFVSAALSFILSSLVQKMYPERELPSINDTDYAKKLLEVSDDGEKHVMLGGLYKTHYTMNSLLVGAVILLLLYSIASDSSQLFSIFTIVIILTVTNIQYLIHVRNK comes from the coding sequence ATGAAGAAAATGTTGAAAACAAGTGGTCAGCTGATTATTGGCGCATTGGTTGGATTTTTCGGAATGCTAGTTTTACTTGAAGACGATTTTCGCATCGATTTGTCTGGCTATGCATTTATAGGCAATATTGCTCTTCTAGCAATCGCAGCACTACTAACTTTGCTTACGATATATTTCTATTTCAGCGTTTTGTCACTTACCAATCAAGAATTTACCGGAGATGATGAAGATGCTGCAGAAGGACGTATGTACAGAAGGTATTCAGACGCCAGTCTTTGTTCCAACGTTGCCATGTTGATCAGTTTAGCAGCTTTAAGTGTGACTGCTATAACAGGTCAAGCTTTTTGGATGCTTGTGACAGGTATTGCTTTAACGTTTGTCAGCGCTGCACTCTCTTTCATACTTTCTAGTCTCGTACAAAAAATGTATCCAGAGCGTGAACTTCCTTCAATCAATGACACAGATTATGCAAAAAAGTTACTAGAAGTTTCTGATGACGGAGAAAAACATGTCATGCTTGGTGGGTTATACAAAACTCATTATACGATGAATTCTCTTTTAGTCGGAGCGGTGATCCTATTGTTGTTATACTCGATTGCTTCAGATTCTTCACAGCTTTTTAGTATTTTTACGATCGTTATTATCTTAACGGTCACCAACATCCAGTATCTAATCCATGTACGAAATAAATAA
- a CDS encoding phosphocarrier protein HPr — MVSQQFTITDELGIHARPATILVNVANKFEADVKLVYNQKTVNLKSILGVMSLGIAFGSEFDIKADGSDEQEALNELEKTLLNEKLAKISVRK, encoded by the coding sequence ATGGTTAGTCAACAATTTACAATTACAGATGAATTGGGAATCCATGCGCGTCCTGCAACAATTTTAGTAAACGTAGCAAACAAGTTTGAAGCAGATGTCAAATTGGTTTATAACCAAAAAACGGTCAATTTAAAATCCATACTAGGGGTTATGTCTTTAGGAATTGCATTTGGTTCTGAGTTCGACATTAAAGCTGATGGCAGCGACGAACAAGAGGCATTAAATGAATTAGAAAAAACATTGCTAAACGAAAAACTAGCCAAAATAAGTGTTCGCAAATAA
- a CDS encoding GNAT family N-acetyltransferase, whose product MTSWNIRKATLTDADELQKCMHSAYLKYSDRININNLPPMNVDYKDEIAFFPVWVVEFNNQLIAGLVLVLEEDYASLANIAIDPGFQAKGLGKFLLNFAEQEIRNRGYSEMKLATHVLFTENVLFYQKRGWVIVDQDETKVYMKKYLK is encoded by the coding sequence ATGACTAGTTGGAATATAAGAAAAGCAACTTTAACTGATGCTGATGAGCTTCAAAAATGCATGCATTCAGCTTATTTAAAGTATTCGGATAGGATAAACATTAACAATCTACCTCCAATGAATGTAGATTATAAGGATGAAATAGCTTTTTTTCCAGTTTGGGTTGTGGAGTTTAATAACCAACTAATCGCTGGATTGGTATTAGTATTGGAAGAAGATTATGCATCACTTGCTAATATTGCTATAGATCCTGGCTTTCAAGCTAAAGGTTTAGGGAAGTTTTTACTAAACTTTGCAGAACAGGAGATAAGAAATAGAGGATATTCAGAGATGAAATTGGCTACTCATGTTTTATTCACTGAAAATGTATTATTTTATCAAAAACGAGGGTGGGTTATTGTCGATCAAGATGAAACTAAGGTATATATGAAAAAATATTTGAAATGA
- the chbG gene encoding chitin disaccharide deacetylase — MRVLFNADDFGLTEGVTDGIIQAHTNGVVQSTTLMMNGLAKDYAVEKAKQFPSLRVGIHLVLTWGVPLSKEVPSLINAQGLFKYTSSFEEMDPPRLEDVEKEWRTQLNAFIATGIPLHHIDSHHHVHGWEALKNVVLTLAEEYCVPVRYVDSLKKHPTVLLSEVLWLNFYDNGISEDIFNSLQQFKGKTVEVMTHPAIVDDPLKAISSYQEKRAEELSILCALKIPEWVELME; from the coding sequence GTGAGAGTGCTATTTAATGCAGATGACTTTGGATTAACTGAAGGTGTGACGGATGGAATCATCCAAGCTCACACCAATGGAGTTGTTCAATCCACTACACTTATGATGAATGGACTTGCAAAAGACTATGCTGTAGAAAAAGCGAAACAGTTTCCCTCTTTGCGTGTAGGAATCCACCTTGTGCTAACTTGGGGAGTGCCTTTAAGTAAAGAAGTACCGTCATTAATCAATGCGCAAGGCTTGTTTAAATATACAAGTTCTTTTGAGGAGATGGATCCTCCGCGTTTGGAAGACGTAGAAAAAGAATGGCGAACTCAACTAAATGCCTTTATCGCTACCGGCATTCCGCTCCATCACATAGATAGTCATCATCACGTCCATGGCTGGGAAGCATTAAAAAATGTCGTACTAACACTTGCTGAAGAATATTGCGTTCCTGTTCGGTATGTAGATTCTTTAAAAAAACATCCGACTGTTCTTTTATCAGAAGTTTTATGGCTGAATTTTTATGACAACGGGATTAGCGAAGACATTTTCAACAGCCTTCAGCAATTTAAAGGCAAAACAGTCGAAGTAATGACCCATCCCGCAATCGTAGACGATCCATTAAAAGCGATAAGTTCCTACCAAGAGAAAAGAGCAGAAGAACTTTCCATCTTGTGTGCATTAAAAATTCCAGAATGGGTGGAGCTTATGGAATGA
- a CDS encoding Type 1 glutamine amidotransferase-like domain-containing protein — MNTHYYLGWFTDFFPERLSQMLRDDITERKSLVMISSNPLDARVDGAIERSWLHHADILFDDYYLIDYCVQKDAAQTLIQNASVIFLLGGDTLKQNEFLMAYGLSECIRKSNAIVIGASAGAINMAANWLCSKNFGYPVEENIIYDGIGLDDFSVLSHFDLENNMALILNDLSSLSEEMKIYASNKDCALRIKEGKIDILGSVYVISRSEIQKLEETC; from the coding sequence ATGAACACTCATTATTATTTAGGTTGGTTTACCGATTTTTTTCCTGAGCGTTTGAGTCAAATGTTACGAGATGATATAACGGAAAGAAAATCACTCGTTATGATTAGCTCGAATCCGTTAGACGCTCGAGTAGATGGTGCCATTGAACGCTCATGGCTTCACCATGCGGACATTTTATTTGATGACTACTATTTAATCGATTATTGTGTACAGAAAGATGCTGCCCAGACGCTCATTCAAAACGCTTCCGTCATTTTCTTGTTAGGTGGCGATACGCTTAAACAAAATGAATTTTTAATGGCCTACGGATTGTCGGAATGCATCCGAAAAAGTAATGCCATTGTGATTGGCGCAAGCGCTGGTGCGATTAATATGGCAGCTAACTGGTTATGCTCAAAAAACTTTGGCTATCCAGTTGAAGAAAACATCATTTATGACGGCATTGGTCTTGACGATTTTTCCGTTTTGTCTCACTTTGATCTTGAAAATAATATGGCTTTGATTTTAAACGACCTCTCTTCCCTTTCAGAAGAAATGAAGATTTATGCATCGAATAAGGATTGCGCACTACGTATAAAGGAAGGTAAAATCGATATTCTTGGCAGTGTCTATGTAATTTCCCGCTCAGAGATTCAAAAGTTAGAGGAAACATGCTAG
- a CDS encoding ABC transporter substrate-binding protein: protein MGTTEIKGTPQRVVTLYQGANDAAVALGVTPVGIVESWDEQPVYNYLTEELGEVPIVGQETQPNLEEIAKLKPDLIIASKIRHEEVYEQLSAIAPTIAHETVFVFKDTVNLMGQALHKETEAQEVIEDWDNRVIDFKEKLEVKMGDEAPEHVAVLNFRADHSRIYYTGFAGSILAELGFEGPKNMQDDSPDIIKLTDKESIIEMNADAFYIFMDKNDPAVVKTYEEWTNHPLWENLDAVKSNQVYEVDEIVWNLGGGIISANLMLDDMYDRFGLEK, encoded by the coding sequence ATGGGAACTACAGAAATTAAAGGAACGCCCCAGCGAGTGGTGACTCTTTATCAAGGCGCAAATGATGCAGCCGTCGCCCTTGGTGTAACGCCCGTTGGCATTGTGGAATCATGGGATGAACAACCCGTTTACAATTATTTAACAGAAGAGTTAGGTGAAGTTCCAATCGTCGGACAAGAAACACAGCCAAACTTAGAAGAAATCGCTAAGTTAAAGCCGGATTTAATTATTGCGTCTAAAATTCGACACGAAGAAGTGTATGAACAATTGTCAGCCATTGCGCCAACGATAGCCCATGAAACCGTATTTGTCTTTAAAGATACGGTCAATCTGATGGGGCAAGCCTTACATAAAGAAACTGAAGCTCAAGAAGTCATAGAGGATTGGGATAACCGAGTCATTGATTTTAAAGAAAAGCTAGAAGTGAAGATGGGTGATGAAGCTCCAGAGCACGTTGCGGTGTTAAATTTTAGAGCAGACCATTCACGTATTTACTACACTGGTTTTGCAGGATCCATTTTAGCTGAACTTGGATTTGAAGGACCCAAAAATATGCAAGATGACAGTCCAGATATCATCAAATTAACAGACAAAGAAAGCATTATAGAAATGAATGCGGATGCTTTTTATATTTTCATGGATAAAAACGATCCAGCGGTGGTTAAAACATACGAAGAGTGGACCAACCATCCGTTATGGGAAAATCTTGATGCTGTCAAATCAAATCAAGTTTATGAGGTAGACGAAATTGTATGGAATCTTGGTGGCGGGATCATTTCAGCGAATCTTATGTTGGATGATATGTACGATCGATTCGGATTAGAAAAATAA
- a CDS encoding acyl-ACP desaturase, translated as MLNSDLDIRLEPRLKELYQLHKERSANIDWSYHEFIPWDKAMSFKRVPWEESQVTLPEGVVIAVETALLTEVNLPWYTSHLDYTFKNSMEVINDFVRTWTAEEDQHSNLLETYLLVTRNVDPVRLHQLRKRVVESGWFPDFTNPLATMAYTTLQELATLVFYNNVAKVAGLYDKDLATLLRRVAKDEALHYAFYRDTVKAHLELDPNFIVFFEKVIINFSMPGAVMPDFKDRMKTIAIDTNYGPLQYFDQVLDVVIKYWDIANLQPTSEDAKQSQANILKYHGRLKRIKERQEKNKR; from the coding sequence ATGTTAAATTCAGATTTAGATATACGCTTAGAACCACGCCTTAAAGAATTATATCAATTACATAAGGAACGTTCTGCAAATATTGATTGGAGCTATCACGAATTTATACCATGGGACAAGGCCATGTCCTTTAAACGAGTTCCTTGGGAGGAGAGTCAAGTAACTCTTCCAGAAGGTGTAGTTATTGCGGTAGAAACAGCGTTACTTACAGAAGTAAATTTACCTTGGTATACTTCGCATTTGGATTATACATTTAAAAATTCAATGGAAGTCATAAATGATTTCGTACGCACTTGGACGGCTGAAGAAGACCAGCACTCTAACTTACTGGAAACGTATTTATTGGTGACACGAAATGTTGATCCCGTAAGATTGCATCAATTAAGAAAACGAGTAGTTGAGAGTGGTTGGTTTCCAGATTTCACGAATCCTCTAGCAACAATGGCCTATACTACTTTGCAAGAGTTAGCTACACTCGTTTTTTATAATAATGTAGCTAAGGTAGCGGGTCTTTACGACAAAGATTTAGCAACATTACTTCGACGTGTAGCGAAAGACGAAGCACTTCATTATGCATTCTATCGCGACACAGTGAAAGCCCATCTTGAACTTGATCCGAATTTCATTGTTTTTTTTGAGAAAGTAATTATTAATTTTTCTATGCCAGGTGCCGTTATGCCAGACTTTAAGGATAGAATGAAAACCATTGCCATAGATACGAATTATGGACCACTCCAATACTTTGACCAAGTATTAGATGTCGTTATTAAATATTGGGATATTGCCAACTTGCAGCCTACTAGCGAAGATGCCAAACAATCACAAGCGAATATATTGAAATATCATGGGCGTTTAAAAAGAATCAAAGAGCGTCAGGAAAAAAATAAAAGGTAG